Below is a window of Panulirus ornatus isolate Po-2019 chromosome 24, ASM3632096v1, whole genome shotgun sequence DNA.
agccttggtGAGCAGTGCGTCCGATCACCAGCAGCGTTTGTCGAGGTGacggtggtgctcctcctcctcctcctcctgctgctggcaaTGGACGCGTTGCTTGCTCTATGTTGCTCCTATCAAGTTCTTGGTTATATCTATCTACTGGCGATTTTCAATAGGTTTGATGGTGATTCCTGGAGCATAAAGATGACAGGAAAATGAAGTATCTTCTTGTAAGAAGATATCCGAAGCAAAAACCACTAAGGCCTTTCAGAATTACCATCATATCTACAAGGCATATCCTCCCGACCAACGGAACCATTGGCAAATCTACCCAGACAGCGTGTTGATATTGATACAGCACGGTGTGGTGGATCATGTCTGAGTTTACAGCACGGTGTGGTGGATCATGTCTGAGTTTACAGCACGGTGTGGTGGATCATGTCTGAGTTTACAgcatggtgtggtggatcatgtcTGAGTTTACAgcatggtgtggtggatcatgtcTGAGTTTACAGCACGGTGTGGTGGATCATGTCTGAGTTTACAgcatggtgtggtggatcatgtcAGAGTCTACAgcatggtgtggtggatcatgtcTGAGTTTACAACATAGTGTGGCGGATCATGTCTGAGTTTACAGCATGGTGTGGTGGACCACGTCTGAGTTTAAAgcatggtgtggtggatcatgtcAGAGTCTACAgcatggtgtggtggatcatgtcTGAGTTTACAACATAGTGTGGCGGATCATGTCTGAGTTTACAGCATGGTGTGGTGGACCACGTCTGAGTTTAAAGCATGGCGTGGTGGATCATGTCAGAGTCTACAgcatggtgtggtggatcatgtcTGAGTTTGCAgcatggtgtggtggatcatgtcTGAGTTTACAACATAGTGTGGCGGATCATGTCTGAGCTTACAgcatggtgtggtggatcacgtcTGAGTTTACAgcatggtgtggtggatcatgtcCAAGTTTACAGCCCGGTGTGGTGGATCACGTCTAAGTTTACAGCATGGTGTGGAGGATCATGTTTGAGTTTTCAGCACAGTGTGGCGGATCACGTCCAAGTTTACAGCATGGTGTGGCCGATCACGTCCAAGTTTACAGCATGGTGTGGCCGATCATGTCCAAGTTTACAGCACGGTGTGGTGGATCACGTCTAAGTTTACAGCATGGTGTGGAGGATCATGTTTGAGTTCACAGCATGGTGTGGCGGATCACGTCCAAGTTTACAGCACGGTGTGGTGGATCTTGTCTAAGTTTACAGCATGGTGTGGAGGATCATGTTTGAGTTTACAGCATAGTGTAGCGGATCACGTCCAAGTTTACAGCATGGTGTGGCCGATCACGTCTAAGTTTACAGCATGGTGTGGCCGATCATGTCCAAGTTTACAGCACGGTGTGGTGGATCACGTCTAAGTTTACAGCATGGTGTGGAGGATCATGTTTGAGTTCACAGTATGGTGTGGCGGATCACGTCCAAGTTTACAGCACGGTGTGATGGATCACGTCTAAGTTTACAGCATGGTGTGGAGGATCATGTTTGAGTTTACAGCATGGTGTGGTGGACCATATCTAGCATTAAAACATGAGTTGGATCATGTCTGAGTTGAATCATACACAGTAACGGATCATGTCTAATCTTGGACcatgtttcaatatcatatcatTCAAAATTCATACTAGCAGACGCATGTCTTATTTTGAAATAGAGAGCACGCGATAATGTCTAAGATTTAACATATTCTGAAGGTCGATCAGGCCCGAGATTAAAACATGTGGAGGATCACATCCCAAGTTTACAAACTCTTTCCCCCACGCACAATCTTGATGCATATCTTTACAAAACATTTTTGGAGAAAAAGGTAAACTTCATGGCCGTACTGTGTGTGCAGCCTCGAAAATTTTTTAACTTTCCTTTCCCGATTTTCGTATATTAACGTTCATGTTATTAAAGAAAATGCGAGATTAAATTATACCTTTTTTGTTGAAAACGATTCAAACAtcataatgtgggactctggcaccTTTCTCCATGTCATGTCGACAGGTCAGAGATGAGGATGAACAGTCAACGCTGAGGAACACAAACACGACACGACGGACGTTTCTCCAACAGAATGTGAATTTCTTATGTAATTATTCCATGATGTACTGCACAGCTTTGAGTCCAATCCAAAAATGAAGAATTCTTTGTTCCTTAAGACATCCTGTCTTTTAACTGAGGGCCACTGCAAGGACTGAGTCCTTTTACAAACCCTCATTGCCATTCCCTGAATATTTGGAATATTGAaatttaatcacccatcactcaaaGCCCTTAACTGTGGCTAACAGGACCCGTTAGTCAACAGAAGTGACAACTGCTATGCACTAATCATTAGAAGCCCTTAACTATGGCCAGCAAGACTCGTCAGTCAACAGAAGTTACAGTTGCTATACGTCGCCATTCTTGATACACAGCTCGACCAGAATTTTCTCAAGAGATTTTACCACTATCTAACGTCAGATCTCACCAACTGATGAAATACCACAGGAATTACGACCACAACCAATTCTTTCCTTTAATCAGCGGTTGGTCAGGAATTTCATCAATGTCTTCAACTCGAAGGCACAAAAGAGACATTGCAGGCAGCAGATGGCCACAGATGAAGACAGTCACGGAAGACGAGTATAAGCCAGATATATCATTGAGaagttgccatcatcatcaaggaCGGGTCCTCATCCAGCCTCAGCCCAGCCAATATCTGAGAAGTATTTAATAAAGGCTCCGGTAATACCGTGATCTTCCTTATTAGCTTACACTTCATCGATTGCCCGTGGAGGAGAGTCTTGTGCGCCGCGTTCCTCTACCTTGATTAGTGTCCCATTTCAAAAAATATCGATCGAaaatgagtatatgtatatatgtatggattttttttcatacatgcttacTATTTTCTGCGTGAGCTAGATATAGCCAATAACAGATGacagcctaagagggaaaaaatcctcatttggcttctTGCTcagttccttcgtttggaaagtaatacagtaagggaggatttttccagccacctgctcccgcgCATaacttttacgacacgcagggtatacgtgggcagtattctttctcccctatccctagggctgaatatatatatatatatatatatatatatatatatatatatatatatatatatatttcttttctttcaaactattcgccatttcccgcgttagcgaggtagcgttaagaacagagaactgggcctttgagggaatatcctcacctggcccccttctctgttccttcttttggaaaaaaaaaaaaataaaaataaatatatattcttttttctttctttcaaactattcgccatttcccgcgttagcgaggtagcgttaagaacagaggactgggcctttgagggaatatcctcacctggcccccttctctgttccttcttttggaaaattagaaaaaaaatgatgagaggggaggatttccagccccccgctccctcccctttcagtcgccttctacgacacgcagggaacacgtgggaagtattctttctctcctatccccagggatatatatatatatatatatatatatatatatatatatatatatatatatatatatatatatatatatatatatatatatatggaaaaggaaatgtacaatttattcacacaaacgtcaatagcagttctcatcaatttcaccactgaatcaataagcttcaatgtctaagctacatttttctccaacttcactattttcttgtcaaaacaccatgcatgaaatctatcactccagtaacacaactataaacatttacttcccctttaaaaagttctggggaagtctgtctcgatacactgcggcgaggcgacgcgacgctgacacaatcactgtcacaatatcacttctgcctccttccaagcgttgtttcagggaataattccgggttgctgaagtgccgcataggctggcacgatagcccgggccacatcgaagacgttatgagcccgacCGAGCCTCTCATCCATATCTTCTTGTTGCTTGTCGTTCCGGTGGTGGATGGAATACATGAGATAATTGGGCACGGAGAGAATCGGGGAGATGAGGTAGGCGATAAAGACAGCCACCCTGGCTCTCGGCAGCGTACACAGGAAGAGGTTCAGGTGGGGCTTGCAGATGGCTATGTACCTCCAGACGGCAAGGGTTATCGTCAGGCAGATGGCTATCGTGTGCGTCACCTGCGTGTAGTGGGCGTGGAAGAGGATGAAGACCGAGTGGTAGTAGCTGTCGAACAGGGACTCCTGTCCCTTGATGTAGGAGGAGGCGTAGACGGTGtactccaccagcaggaggaagtCAGCCACAGCCAGCCCCgtcaggatggtgttggtggagttgATCATCTCCCTCCGCGTTAGGATGATGATGTTCAAGACGTTGGTGAAGGCCCCCACCAGGCAGATCATGAGGGCGAGGTACCCGTGCACCTCCTTATAACCGTCTCGGAAGCCCACGTCGCAGAAGGCGTGGTCGGCCGTGACGGGCGAGGTGCTGGGCGTGTCCGCGATGCCCCTGGAGGTGTTGCTCAGGACCGGTAGCAGCTGCAGGAGGTAGGAGGCCTGCTCGTTCGTCAGGTTTGGCAGGATGGACACCAGCTCCTCCCTGGTGACGTAGGCCTCCAGCTCTTCCATGCGCTGGAGCAACTCGCCGCTGCCTGCAGACATCATGTGGGAAGGGTGCGCTGGTCGGAGAGGCGCGCGCACCACTGAACTTCTTCTTTGGCGGGAAAGTACGACTCGCTGCTCTTATCTTTGAAGATCCTCTTGGATGAGAAGGCGTCTTAAGAAGACCTCTCTCTCGGTAGCGGTttagattccttttttttatttctctcgaTAGTTTGGGGTTATTACTATAACCCGATACAATAATTGTTTGTTACTGACTCGACATATCCAGGACTTTGAGGCTGAGGACAATAATTCTTGATGTTGTCTGGAACTCTCATGGACTGTGAGGCTATAAGGACGGGGTCTGTGGCTTCGCAGCTACTCCAGTGTAGTCTACATAGCCACATCAACAGACACCAGTGAAGATCTTGCAGGTCCGTTCATTAAGAACATGTTCATCGACGAGGCTTTGAACTTAAAGCTGCCTCTTGTTTACTTGGCTCTTAGCCGATGGTGACGAAGGCAGAAGACCGTCGCTCCTCGTATTATATAAAGACCTGATGTTATCCTCCAGCTTTCGCCTTACACTCGAGTTTCACTTGGTCTCTTAAGCGTATGTGTGGAGGTTCTTCGCCCTCCTCCCTCGAGACAAAACGTCTTCATCATACGAGATGATAATGACCTTAGGAAAATACAGTGTCTTTCAGTCTGGATGACCGAGACTGTGTCTTGCTTTTAGCTTATTCCAGGTCTAATTTTTCCCCTTCCTTGAATTCCTTGTAGAAATGGTGAGTTTGTCTTGTGAGAGCGACTTTGGGACTTCTTCAGTGTAACCTCAGTGGTGCGAGAGCGACTCTGAGACGTCTTCAGTGGAAACCTCAGTGTATCAGTCTGATAATAAATGACTTCAGTACTGAAGGGTGAGCGAATGAAAGGTGAGGGAACACTGGCATTACACCACCAGAAAATGTTACCATTGGATGCTCACGGTCGCCACGGCGATGTGTTCAATATCTCTCTCGGATGGTAACTCCTCCACAACAGAAAGTTGGGATTTCAAGGAGCCAATGAGCGCCAAGAGTCAAGTTTCCCCTCTACTCCAGATATGGAATAAGAAAACTTATcgccttaaaaaaaaggaaagcttCCGACTCttttgagaaagaaaatgaaacaacaGTTTAAAGTTAGACAACTCAAGTTCTCAGCTTGAaaagaaagcggaagtggatcatagggtgggggagggggcgaaaattttgggagccttgaaaaatgtgtggaaatcgagaacattatcccgg
It encodes the following:
- the LOC139756980 gene encoding G-protein coupled receptor dmsr-1-like yields the protein MMSAGSGELLQRMEELEAYVTREELVSILPNLTNEQASYLLQLLPVLSNTSRGIADTPSTSPVTADHAFCDVGFRDGYKEVHGYLALMICLVGAFTNVLNIIILTRREMINSTNTILTGLAVADFLLLVEYTVYASSYIKGQESLFDSYYHSVFILFHAHYTQVTHTIAICLTITLAVWRYIAICKPHLNLFLCTLPRARVAVFIAYLISPILSVPNYLMYSIHHRNDKQQEDMDERLGRAHNVFDVARAIVPAYAALQQPGIIP